One Sodalinema gerasimenkoae IPPAS B-353 DNA segment encodes these proteins:
- the tyrS gene encoding tyrosine--tRNA ligase: MTPDLSWLHRGTEEIFPHRPDSSDDRENLEVLLAGCDRPLRVKLGIDPTGSDLHLGHSIPFRKMRAFQDAGHTAVLIIGDFTARIGDPTGKSEVRRQLTAEQVKENAETYLQQLRPILDFETPGRLEIRYNSEWLSDLDLSQILELLGTMTVGQMLAKEGFSLRYQSGNPIYLHEFLYPLMQGYDSVAIDADIELGGTDQKFNLAVGRDLQRHFGKTPQFGLLLPILIGTDGVQKMSKSLNNYVGLKEDALSMYSKLEKTADSQIEQYFELLTKLPLDQLPENPRERQKRLALDIVAQYHGETAAKEAQQAAVSLVGGDMSAGADAVPEFSLSGVEFPAKLFYILGASGLCKSSGEGRRQIQGGAVRLEGDRITDVNLSFDSPQDLAGKVLQVGKKKFVRLSDS; encoded by the coding sequence ATGACCCCTGATTTATCTTGGCTCCACCGAGGCACAGAGGAGATTTTCCCCCATCGTCCTGACTCTAGCGATGATCGGGAAAACTTAGAAGTTTTGCTGGCTGGTTGCGATCGCCCCCTACGAGTCAAGCTTGGGATTGACCCCACTGGCTCGGACTTACATTTAGGCCATAGTATCCCCTTCAGGAAAATGCGGGCGTTTCAGGATGCTGGCCATACGGCGGTTCTAATTATTGGCGATTTTACAGCACGCATTGGCGACCCCACGGGCAAATCGGAGGTTCGCCGTCAATTGACCGCTGAACAGGTGAAGGAAAACGCCGAAACCTATTTGCAACAACTGCGGCCAATTTTAGATTTTGAGACCCCCGGACGCTTGGAAATTCGCTACAACTCAGAATGGCTCTCGGATTTGGATTTATCGCAGATTCTGGAACTTTTGGGAACCATGACTGTGGGGCAGATGCTGGCCAAGGAAGGGTTTTCACTGCGCTATCAGTCAGGGAATCCCATTTATTTACATGAGTTTCTCTACCCGTTAATGCAGGGCTATGATTCGGTGGCCATTGATGCGGATATCGAACTGGGGGGAACGGATCAGAAGTTTAATTTGGCGGTGGGTCGTGATTTACAACGACATTTTGGCAAAACGCCGCAATTTGGCTTACTCTTGCCAATTTTGATTGGAACTGATGGGGTGCAGAAAATGTCTAAGTCCCTGAACAACTACGTGGGACTGAAAGAGGATGCCCTCTCGATGTATTCTAAATTGGAGAAAACGGCAGATTCTCAGATTGAGCAGTATTTTGAGCTGTTGACAAAGCTGCCTTTAGACCAACTTCCTGAGAATCCTCGGGAACGCCAAAAACGTTTGGCCCTGGATATTGTGGCCCAATATCATGGTGAGACGGCGGCGAAGGAGGCCCAACAGGCGGCTGTATCTTTAGTGGGTGGGGATATGTCAGCAGGTGCTGACGCAGTGCCGGAGTTTTCCTTGTCAGGGGTGGAGTTTCCGGCCAAACTGTTTTACATCTTGGGGGCGAGTGGCCTTTGTAAAAGTAGTGGTGAGGGCCGCCGGCAAATTCAGGGGGGTGCGGTGCGCTTGGAGGGCGATCGCATCACCGATGTGAATCTAAGTTTTGACTCGCCCCAAGACTTGGCCGGTAAGGTGTTACAGGTGGGCAAGAAAAAGTTTGTGCGCTTGAGCGATTCGTGA
- the pgeF gene encoding peptidoglycan editing factor PgeF, protein MDAWQWQTWQGKSYLTCRLLDPFPHGFFTREFRPDSPLTLVEGLTADAVVYRTHQVHGNVIADTRSLPPMSEASRKETLPQADGLLSDRTNESVWVCTADCTPVLIGDIAQGRVAAIHSGWRGTAAKIVPEAIAQFWNRGSQSADIRVALGPAISGDVYQVSLDVAAQVAATLLPGNPKQEAEAMIAALSGFDDTPVLPDTEPGKVRLDVRRAILHQLYRLGLAPEQIAIAPHCTYQDDERFFSYRRTRKKYVQWSGIVAPTVTT, encoded by the coding sequence ATGGATGCTTGGCAATGGCAGACTTGGCAGGGGAAATCCTATCTAACCTGTCGTCTTCTGGACCCGTTCCCTCACGGGTTTTTCACACGAGAGTTTCGTCCCGATTCTCCACTCACGCTAGTTGAAGGGTTAACGGCTGATGCCGTAGTTTACCGGACGCATCAGGTTCATGGCAATGTCATCGCCGACACTCGATCGCTCCCCCCGATGTCCGAGGCATCTCGGAAGGAAACTCTCCCCCAGGCCGATGGACTGTTGAGCGATCGCACCAACGAGTCAGTCTGGGTCTGTACTGCTGACTGTACCCCGGTGTTGATAGGGGATATCGCTCAAGGACGCGTCGCGGCCATTCACTCTGGCTGGCGAGGAACGGCGGCTAAAATTGTCCCGGAGGCGATCGCTCAATTCTGGAATCGGGGGAGCCAAAGTGCAGACATACGAGTTGCTCTCGGGCCGGCAATTTCTGGGGATGTGTATCAAGTCTCCCTGGATGTAGCAGCTCAGGTGGCGGCGACGCTTTTACCGGGGAACCCGAAACAAGAAGCCGAAGCCATGATTGCGGCCCTCTCGGGATTTGACGATACTCCCGTCTTACCGGATACCGAACCCGGAAAAGTCCGCCTTGATGTGCGGCGGGCGATTTTGCACCAACTGTATCGTCTGGGGTTAGCTCCTGAACAAATCGCCATTGCGCCCCATTGTACCTATCAAGACGATGAGCGGTTTTTCTCCTATCGTCGTACCCGGAAAAAATATGTGCAATGGTCAGGAATCGTTGCCCCAACGGTCACAACCTGA
- a CDS encoding slr1306 family protein: MLGIVKQPILVFGLGASGALWLFDSLGNRFTDFGDWGVWGLIIVGIAVWRLGGRRPVPSADPLPSQFNRAEVEQALNRVRRSLEVLATETDTSSALEGFQERLEALEQTDERRPLTLGVTGRKAVGKTALVQALQKQLAQGSTLEVQIQDLPSCLQREDVALLAEARQADILLLVTDGDLRESELDLVQRIAATGQALLLVWNQSDRHPPEQQAQILGRIRQQAEPYLRGDRILAIAAAPSPIEVRQYKTDNSIETSTTTPPPELASLSECLETLHGDAPSLIWATTYRAARSLRAEIRQDINRLRRQRALPVIRQSQWIAAAAAFGNPVPSLDLLATAAVNVQLVMNLGKIYQQKLSLEQAKVAAKTLAEVLVKLGLVEVSTQLVTAALKQNPITFVAGGATQGLSAAYLTHIAGLSLIEYFEDCDETAQTSQAVALNGERFASIVKQVFETNRRKTFVQSLIRQAGDRFATKTA, encoded by the coding sequence ATGCTAGGGATAGTCAAGCAACCAATTCTCGTCTTTGGTCTGGGAGCCTCAGGGGCCCTATGGCTTTTTGACAGTTTAGGGAATCGATTTACAGATTTCGGAGACTGGGGAGTCTGGGGGTTAATCATTGTGGGGATAGCCGTTTGGCGGCTCGGAGGCCGTCGGCCCGTCCCCTCGGCCGATCCTCTGCCCAGCCAGTTTAACCGAGCGGAAGTGGAGCAGGCCTTAAACCGCGTTCGTCGCAGCCTAGAGGTATTGGCCACCGAAACGGATACCTCTTCAGCTCTGGAGGGGTTTCAGGAGCGTCTAGAGGCTCTGGAGCAAACGGACGAACGCCGTCCCCTTACCCTTGGGGTGACGGGCCGTAAAGCGGTGGGAAAGACCGCCCTGGTTCAAGCGTTACAGAAACAACTGGCCCAAGGTTCAACCCTAGAGGTGCAGATTCAGGATTTACCCTCTTGTCTCCAGCGAGAGGATGTGGCTCTGCTGGCGGAGGCTCGACAGGCGGATATTCTTTTACTGGTGACAGATGGGGATCTGCGCGAATCAGAGTTAGATTTGGTTCAGAGGATTGCCGCCACGGGACAGGCCCTGCTGTTGGTCTGGAACCAAAGCGATCGCCATCCTCCTGAACAACAGGCACAGATTCTCGGTCGCATTCGCCAACAGGCCGAACCCTACTTAAGAGGCGATCGCATTCTGGCCATTGCTGCGGCCCCAAGTCCCATTGAAGTTCGCCAGTATAAAACCGACAACAGCATTGAAACGTCCACCACCACCCCTCCTCCCGAACTCGCCTCTCTCAGTGAGTGTTTAGAGACTCTCCATGGGGATGCCCCCAGCCTCATTTGGGCGACTACCTACCGCGCGGCTCGATCCCTGCGGGCAGAGATTCGCCAGGACATCAATCGTCTGCGTCGCCAGCGGGCCCTGCCAGTCATTCGTCAATCTCAATGGATTGCTGCTGCTGCCGCGTTTGGGAATCCCGTTCCCAGTTTGGATTTACTCGCCACCGCTGCCGTCAATGTGCAGTTAGTGATGAACTTAGGCAAAATCTATCAGCAAAAACTCTCCCTGGAGCAGGCCAAGGTGGCCGCGAAAACCTTAGCTGAGGTCTTAGTCAAGCTGGGGTTAGTGGAGGTCTCAACTCAGTTGGTGACCGCCGCCTTGAAACAAAACCCTATCACCTTTGTCGCCGGTGGGGCAACTCAGGGGCTAAGTGCGGCTTATCTGACCCACATTGCCGGCTTGAGTTTGATCGAGTACTTTGAGGACTGTGATGAGACAGCTCAGACGAGTCAGGCTGTGGCCTTAAATGGGGAGCGGTTTGCCAGCATTGTTAAACAGGTGTTTGAGACCAATCGCCGTAAGACCTTTGTCCAATCCCTGATTCGTCAAGCGGGCGATCGCTTTGCCACAAAAACAGCTTAA
- a CDS encoding biotin--[acetyl-CoA-carboxylase] ligase has protein sequence MGETPLLSSSRIEGAIATLEPALKSYFHITAEDIVSSTNQLLWERVESGCPPGTVILASRQTSGRGQRGHHWLSEPGGLYLSVCATPTNLAARDGSQLTLASAWGIAVSLREAEIPVSLKWLNDIFLQGRKLGGILTETRLQGDRITTAVIGVGVNWSNPVPEVGINLHEFWANHPESRPCSLEMLAARVLVGIEWGLYRLQHRGIEAILPEYQQLLQGDWSQSSPLANHHGQP, from the coding sequence ATGGGTGAGACTCCACTTTTATCCAGTTCCCGGATTGAGGGGGCGATCGCCACCCTGGAACCAGCCTTAAAGAGCTATTTTCACATCACAGCCGAGGATATCGTCTCCTCCACTAATCAACTCCTCTGGGAGCGCGTAGAATCCGGATGTCCACCGGGAACAGTTATTCTGGCCTCGCGTCAAACATCAGGACGAGGACAACGGGGCCATCACTGGCTCTCAGAACCTGGGGGACTCTATTTGTCAGTCTGTGCGACCCCCACCAACCTTGCTGCTCGCGATGGCTCTCAACTGACCCTGGCCAGTGCTTGGGGAATTGCTGTGAGCCTGCGAGAGGCTGAGATTCCGGTGTCTCTTAAATGGCTCAATGACATTTTTTTGCAGGGTCGTAAACTTGGAGGGATTCTCACAGAAACCCGTCTTCAGGGCGATCGAATCACCACAGCCGTGATTGGCGTGGGGGTCAACTGGAGTAATCCCGTCCCGGAGGTGGGGATTAACCTCCATGAGTTCTGGGCAAATCACCCGGAATCTCGGCCCTGTTCCTTGGAAATGTTGGCAGCTCGCGTTCTTGTTGGCATTGAATGGGGACTGTATCGACTTCAGCATCGGGGCATCGAGGCCATTCTTCCGGAGTATCAACAGCTCCTACAAGGGGATTGGAGCCAGTCGTCGCCATTGGCGAACCATCACGGCCAACCCTGA
- a CDS encoding DUF1825 family protein, with product MGFFDSEIVQQEAKQLFEDYQSLVELGSKYGKFDREGKKQYIERMEEMMERYRVFMKRFELSEDFMAQMTVQQLNTQLNQFGITPQQMFDRMHETLERMKAELQQQP from the coding sequence ATGGGTTTTTTTGATTCTGAGATTGTTCAACAAGAAGCCAAACAACTCTTTGAAGACTACCAGTCTCTCGTCGAGCTTGGCAGTAAGTATGGCAAGTTTGACCGCGAAGGTAAAAAACAATACATCGAGCGGATGGAAGAGATGATGGAACGTTACCGCGTCTTCATGAAACGGTTTGAGTTGTCGGAAGACTTCATGGCCCAAATGACCGTCCAACAACTCAACACCCAACTCAACCAGTTTGGCATCACCCCGCAACAAATGTTTGATCGGATGCACGAAACCCTAGAACGGATGAAAGCCGAACTGCAACAACAGCCCTAG
- the cspE gene encoding transcription antiterminator/RNA stability regulator CspE has translation MSSQVTGTVKWFNEEKGFGFITQENGGPDVFVHFRAILQEGFKTLAEGQKVQFTVEQGQKGPQAQNVTLL, from the coding sequence ATGTCAAGTCAAGTTACCGGAACCGTAAAATGGTTTAACGAAGAGAAAGGATTTGGTTTCATCACCCAAGAAAATGGGGGACCTGATGTATTTGTGCATTTCCGAGCCATCCTACAAGAAGGGTTTAAAACCCTTGCCGAAGGGCAAAAAGTCCAGTTTACCGTTGAACAAGGACAAAAAGGACCTCAAGCGCAAAACGTCACCCTACTCTAG
- a CDS encoding transglycosylase domain-containing protein: MQLFRFAQAVGKVTASTLLGTTLLGSSVVAGGLVGLAISFRNLPDVRVLRSYMPTETSHIYDINGQLLLSIHDEANREVIPFDEISNNLKLAVLAIEDSHFFVHQGINPGAIIRAGLTNLESGATVEGASTLTMQLVKNLFLTPEREFSRKVAEAVLAIRLEQILEKNELLELYLNQVYWGHNLYGAETAAQSYFNKSARDLTLAEAAMMAGLIQAPEEYSPFVNYQLAKRQQAIVLNRMVELKWITPEEAQEAREQPIRLGNVSSFSTSLSPYVTGAVVEELTERFGRDTLSKGGMRVQTTVDLNTQRMAERTVREWHTRLFNQGLYRDFEQGQLALAAVDPRTNFVKALVGGYDYNQSQFNRATQAQRQPGSAFKPFVYYAAFATGNYGPETPVNDSPISYPDGDGLYTPRNYGGSFSGVVSIRKAIEVSLNIPAVKIGQEIGLNRVVEVSRLLGIESPIDPVISLPLGSVDLTPLEMAGAFATFASNGWRSDTTLIAQVTDSKGNVMLDNTPRPRLVLDPWATAALTETMQGVISQGTATSAQMDRPAAGKTGTTSSQRDIWFVGYVPQLSVAVWAGHDNNMPLSYGATGGGFVAPVWRDFMRQYLANEPVQNFRSPAEFDRP; encoded by the coding sequence ATGCAACTGTTTCGCTTTGCGCAAGCAGTTGGCAAGGTCACGGCCAGTACATTACTCGGAACGACACTTCTAGGAAGTTCTGTCGTAGCTGGCGGATTGGTCGGACTGGCGATTAGTTTCCGTAATCTTCCCGATGTGCGGGTATTACGGAGCTATATGCCCACGGAGACCAGCCATATCTACGATATCAATGGTCAGCTACTTCTGAGCATCCATGATGAGGCAAATCGAGAAGTTATCCCCTTTGATGAAATCTCCAACAACCTGAAATTGGCGGTTCTCGCCATTGAAGATAGTCACTTCTTCGTTCACCAGGGCATTAATCCGGGGGCAATTATCCGGGCTGGCTTAACCAACCTAGAATCAGGAGCCACCGTTGAGGGGGCATCCACCCTGACAATGCAGCTGGTCAAAAACCTCTTCTTGACCCCAGAACGGGAATTTAGCCGTAAGGTGGCCGAGGCTGTCTTGGCGATTCGTCTTGAGCAGATTCTGGAGAAAAATGAACTGCTCGAACTGTATCTCAATCAGGTGTACTGGGGTCATAACCTCTATGGGGCCGAAACTGCCGCCCAAAGTTATTTCAATAAATCGGCGCGAGATTTAACCCTGGCTGAGGCGGCCATGATGGCAGGGCTAATTCAGGCTCCTGAAGAATATAGCCCCTTTGTCAACTACCAACTGGCCAAACGGCAACAAGCCATCGTCCTCAACCGGATGGTGGAGTTGAAATGGATTACCCCCGAGGAGGCCCAGGAAGCCCGAGAGCAACCCATCCGCCTGGGGAATGTATCCTCCTTTTCCACCAGCCTATCCCCCTATGTCACCGGGGCAGTCGTCGAAGAACTGACGGAGCGATTCGGACGGGATACCCTGAGTAAGGGGGGGATGCGAGTGCAAACCACCGTTGACCTGAATACGCAACGGATGGCTGAGCGAACGGTCAGAGAGTGGCATACTCGCCTGTTTAACCAAGGACTCTATCGGGATTTTGAACAGGGACAATTAGCCCTGGCCGCTGTTGACCCCCGCACCAACTTTGTCAAAGCCTTAGTGGGAGGGTATGACTACAATCAAAGTCAGTTTAACCGAGCCACACAGGCGCAACGACAACCGGGGTCGGCTTTCAAACCTTTTGTCTATTATGCCGCCTTCGCCACGGGGAACTACGGCCCAGAAACCCCGGTCAATGACAGTCCCATTAGCTATCCCGATGGGGATGGGTTATATACTCCCCGTAACTACGGCGGTAGTTTTTCAGGAGTGGTCAGTATTCGTAAGGCGATTGAGGTCTCCCTCAATATCCCGGCGGTGAAGATTGGCCAGGAAATTGGCTTGAATCGGGTGGTAGAAGTCTCGCGGCTGTTGGGGATTGAAAGTCCCATTGACCCGGTGATTTCCCTGCCTCTCGGTTCTGTGGACTTAACGCCTTTAGAAATGGCGGGAGCCTTCGCCACCTTTGCCAGTAATGGCTGGCGGTCCGATACGACTCTGATTGCTCAGGTCACGGACAGCAAAGGCAATGTGATGCTCGATAATACCCCCAGACCCCGGTTAGTGCTTGACCCCTGGGCCACCGCTGCTCTGACGGAAACCATGCAAGGGGTGATTTCCCAAGGAACGGCGACTTCAGCGCAAATGGATCGTCCCGCCGCCGGGAAAACGGGGACCACCTCCTCCCAGCGGGATATCTGGTTTGTGGGCTATGTGCCTCAGCTTTCTGTGGCGGTTTGGGCTGGCCACGACAACAATATGCCCCTGTCCTATGGGGCAACCGGTGGCGGATTCGTCGCGCCGGTTTGGCGGGACTTCATGCGGCAGTATCTGGCGAACGAACCCGTCCAGAACTTCCGATCGCCAGCGGAGTTTGACCGTCCCTAG
- a CDS encoding thermonuclease family protein, whose translation MGTRLQDIQVTEVVDGDTLKVKIDEQEQFVRLICVDTEESSLHPSPETAKPVTEAGIAADHMAHEYFSTANGDLCQVDLEFDTDDSPQDCLRWHRGNCSRLVCYVHRGDSHYNLFTVRQGWSPYFTKYGRSRLYDALFTQAEFEAQAHQRKIWNPQVNAQGASRNYCSLSAWWAYRASIIEDFRRWGAASGAISVQLDYPQVLQSIEEGRSVTLFCDLQGGIRKQVEGGAIIFTGSRLCPLKFWIPTASNPDGEALVRLVVNRYAGRGRGYAYVQGRITLHRGLPQMIIRHLEQLSDFPPDFEGY comes from the coding sequence GTGGGAACTAGGCTGCAAGATATCCAAGTGACGGAAGTCGTCGATGGCGACACCCTAAAGGTCAAAATCGACGAACAGGAGCAGTTTGTTCGTTTGATTTGTGTGGATACCGAAGAAAGCAGTCTACATCCCTCACCCGAAACCGCCAAACCGGTGACGGAGGCTGGGATTGCCGCCGATCATATGGCCCATGAGTATTTCTCGACGGCCAATGGGGATCTGTGTCAGGTGGATTTAGAGTTTGATACGGACGACTCGCCCCAGGACTGTTTACGCTGGCATCGTGGCAATTGCAGCCGTCTGGTGTGCTATGTCCATCGGGGGGATAGCCATTACAATCTCTTTACGGTACGACAGGGCTGGAGTCCCTATTTTACGAAGTATGGGCGATCGCGCCTCTATGATGCCCTGTTTACTCAGGCCGAGTTCGAGGCCCAGGCTCATCAACGGAAAATTTGGAACCCCCAGGTGAATGCCCAGGGAGCATCTCGCAATTATTGCAGTCTGTCGGCTTGGTGGGCCTATCGCGCCTCAATTATTGAGGATTTCCGCCGCTGGGGAGCGGCCTCTGGGGCCATTTCGGTGCAATTGGATTACCCTCAGGTGTTGCAGTCCATCGAAGAGGGCCGCAGCGTCACCCTATTTTGCGATCTCCAAGGTGGCATCCGCAAGCAGGTGGAGGGAGGCGCGATTATTTTTACGGGATCTCGTCTGTGTCCCCTGAAGTTTTGGATTCCTACTGCCTCAAATCCCGATGGGGAGGCTCTGGTACGCTTGGTGGTGAATCGCTATGCCGGACGAGGACGGGGTTATGCCTATGTGCAGGGTCGTATTACCTTGCATCGGGGCCTGCCTCAGATGATTATTCGCCATCTTGAGCAATTATCAGACTTTCCACCTGATTTTGAAGGATATTAA
- the tsaB gene encoding tRNA (adenosine(37)-N6)-threonylcarbamoyltransferase complex dimerization subunit type 1 TsaB: MTGYGFALHTTTARLGLALSQEEFSEASSRSQTWLLGRSLSSELHGYLREFMGPLSWADLVFLAIAKGPGSFTGTRIGLVTARTLAQQLELPLFAISSLEAIAHQRRRQDATIPPDCDLAVQLVASRGELFTAIYKPAKEGRGLTTLVTDTARSFEDWTSLLDQWRSPYYLIKAQEDDLAGSVTSLLDLAWQDYQAGQRPSWSQALPFYGQHPVH, encoded by the coding sequence ATGACTGGTTACGGATTCGCGTTACATACGACCACAGCTCGCCTGGGTTTGGCTCTGAGTCAGGAAGAGTTCTCTGAGGCATCAAGCCGCTCGCAGACCTGGCTCCTGGGGCGATCGCTCTCGTCGGAGTTACATGGCTATTTACGGGAATTTATGGGGCCTCTTAGCTGGGCTGATCTGGTCTTTTTGGCGATCGCCAAGGGGCCGGGAAGCTTCACGGGAACCCGTATTGGCCTGGTCACCGCCCGCACTCTGGCACAACAGTTAGAGCTGCCTCTGTTTGCCATCTCTAGTTTAGAGGCGATCGCCCACCAACGACGACGGCAGGACGCCACTATTCCCCCAGATTGCGATCTGGCGGTGCAATTGGTGGCATCCCGAGGAGAACTCTTTACGGCGATTTATAAGCCAGCGAAAGAGGGCCGGGGACTAACCACCCTAGTGACGGATACCGCCCGCAGTTTTGAGGATTGGACGTCGCTGCTCGATCAGTGGCGATCGCCCTACTATCTCATCAAAGCCCAGGAAGACGATCTCGCGGGGTCGGTGACCAGTCTCCTGGACTTAGCTTGGCAGGACTATCAGGCCGGACAACGCCCATCCTGGTCCCAGGCCCTACCCTTTTACGGACAACACCCGGTTCACTAG
- a CDS encoding M23 family metallopeptidase: MQKRSTHTHLSLSLFVQGLGWLGGLSLLGSGFVFAKGPYNPDLHIQEKVPDYSPNPVDSTPDYAPEPVAPSPTYSPDPAPIYQEPAAGYYDNSYQAPVEAPAPVEPPRATPEPDRAPESHQGVSPDAVFESQLQRESIAPPEPLNRPQLDRPNLSPQHSYVDDTDYSLGATTAQDSQVVVFEERSTGCEARVSGRVSGQLCNPTPAQSQPSPGNGLPSTRVASGSSSPSQPASGGQSTATYRPGPAPASSGFTASSQPSGGSQVANNANRTPSVNVDYAQMRAQLLRDMAVQPLERSFRARDRRLIFPLSIPAPISSFFGWRHHPIAGVRRFHAGTDIAAPTGTPVLAAFSGKVATAEMLGGYGLTVILEHNEGTAETLYAHLSQLLVRPGQEVQQGQVIGRVGSTGFSTGPHLHFEVKQLSEQGWVHLDPGLQLELALEDLINQMQVARTSEGN, from the coding sequence ATGCAAAAACGTTCCACTCATACACACCTTTCACTATCCTTATTCGTTCAAGGACTCGGTTGGCTCGGCGGCTTAAGTCTGCTCGGAAGCGGTTTTGTCTTTGCCAAAGGCCCTTATAACCCCGATCTGCACATTCAGGAAAAAGTCCCGGACTACTCACCGAATCCCGTCGACTCAACCCCGGATTACGCCCCTGAGCCAGTGGCCCCTAGCCCCACCTATAGCCCAGACCCCGCTCCCATCTACCAAGAACCGGCGGCAGGATATTACGATAACTCCTATCAGGCTCCCGTAGAAGCCCCAGCTCCCGTAGAACCGCCCCGAGCAACTCCAGAGCCGGACCGCGCGCCTGAGTCTCATCAGGGGGTATCTCCCGATGCTGTCTTTGAGAGTCAACTGCAACGAGAGTCCATCGCTCCGCCTGAGCCTCTCAACCGCCCCCAACTCGATCGCCCCAACCTCTCCCCCCAACATAGCTACGTCGACGACACCGACTACAGCCTCGGGGCCACCACCGCCCAAGACTCTCAGGTGGTGGTCTTTGAAGAACGCTCTACTGGTTGTGAAGCGCGGGTGAGTGGACGAGTGAGTGGACAACTCTGTAACCCTACTCCAGCCCAATCTCAGCCTAGTCCTGGTAACGGGTTGCCATCCACGCGGGTGGCCTCGGGGAGTTCGTCCCCCTCTCAACCCGCTAGCGGGGGTCAGAGTACCGCCACCTATCGTCCCGGTCCAGCCCCTGCATCCTCTGGCTTTACCGCCAGTTCTCAGCCCAGTGGTGGTTCCCAAGTGGCCAACAACGCCAATCGCACCCCCTCGGTGAATGTGGATTATGCTCAGATGCGAGCGCAACTCCTGCGAGACATGGCTGTTCAGCCCTTAGAACGGAGTTTCCGGGCCCGCGATCGCCGTCTCATCTTCCCTCTGTCCATTCCCGCACCCATCAGTTCCTTCTTCGGTTGGCGACATCACCCCATCGCCGGGGTTCGTCGCTTCCATGCCGGAACCGATATTGCCGCCCCCACCGGAACCCCCGTCTTAGCGGCCTTTTCCGGCAAAGTGGCCACCGCAGAAATGCTAGGGGGCTATGGCTTAACGGTCATCCTGGAACATAACGAGGGAACCGCTGAAACCCTCTATGCTCACCTATCCCAATTGTTAGTGCGTCCCGGTCAGGAAGTCCAGCAAGGACAAGTCATCGGCCGTGTCGGCAGTACGGGCTTTTCGACCGGGCCTCACCTGCATTTTGAGGTCAAACAACTCAGCGAACAAGGTTGGGTTCATCTCGATCCAGGCCTGCAATTGGAACTGGCCCTCGAAGATCTGATTAACCAAATGCAAGTGGCCAGAACCTCAGAGGGCAATTAG
- a CDS encoding YciI family protein, translating to MPWFAKIESGIVDKSTFDQYVPDHIDYVKQLNQRGHQAKSGYWNRRGGGMLLFEAESMQEAEAIVQQDPLVLNNCVTYDLYQWCLVVGD from the coding sequence ATGCCTTGGTTTGCCAAAATTGAAAGCGGTATTGTCGATAAATCTACCTTTGATCAGTATGTTCCGGATCATATTGACTATGTGAAACAACTCAACCAAAGGGGACATCAGGCCAAAAGTGGTTATTGGAACCGCCGAGGTGGGGGAATGTTGCTGTTTGAAGCCGAATCGATGCAAGAGGCGGAAGCCATTGTCCAGCAAGACCCGCTGGTTTTAAATAACTGTGTCACCTACGATCTCTATCAATGGTGTCTCGTCGTCGGGGACTAA